In Scomber scombrus chromosome 17, fScoSco1.1, whole genome shotgun sequence, the following proteins share a genomic window:
- the LOC133997259 gene encoding gap junction Cx32.2 protein-like, which produces MGDWGFLSKLLDKVQSHSTVVGKVWLSVLFIFRIMILGAGAEKVWGDEQSNMICNTKQPGCKNVCYDHAFPISHIRFWVLQIIFVSTPTLIYFGHVAHVVHKENKLRERMQKSSGSEIVKAPKYSDEKGHVQIKGGLLGNYMTSIFFRIIIEVGFIVGQYYLYGFIMDPRVVCSRAPCPFTVECYMSRPTEKTIFIIFMLVVGCVSVLLNVVEIFYLLYSRSARRKSKAVPEAAITLHPRLNGGSLMKNEKFGLHDSSHSQSHA; this is translated from the exons ATGGGAGACTGGGGTTTTCTGTCCAAGCTGCTGGATAAGGTCCAGTCCCACTCCACCGTGGTGGGGAAGGTCTGGCTCAGCGTGCTCTTCATCTTCAGGATCATGATCCTCGGAGCCGGAGCAGAAAAG GTTTGGGGTGACGAACAGTCCAACATGATCTGCAACACCAAGCAGCCCGGCTGTAAGAACGTCTGCTACGACCACGCCTTCCCAATCTCGCACATCCGATTCTGGGTTCTCCAGATCATCTTCGTCTCCACGCCGACGCTCATCTACTTCGGTCACGTCGCCCACGTCGTccacaaagaaaataaactgaGAGAACGAATGCAGAAGAGCTCCGGGAGCGAAATCGTCAAAGCCCCCAAATACTCTGACGAAAAAGGCCACGTGCAGATTAAAGGCGGCCTGCTGGGGAACTACATGACCTCCATATTTTTCAGAATCATCATCGAGGTGGGGTTCATCGTGGGGCAGTATTATCTGTACGGGTTCATCATGGATCCGAGAGTCGTCTGCTCCCGAGCTCCCTGTCCCTTCACCGTCGAGTGCTACATGTCTCGACCCACCGAGAAgaccatcttcatcatcttcatgcTCGTGGTCGGGTGCGTCTCTGTTCTGCTCAACGTGGTGGAGATCTTCTACCTGCTGTACAGCCGCTCAGCCAGAAGAAAGTCTAAAGCGGTGCCAGAGGCGGCGATTACTCTTCATCCTCGCCTCAACGGTGGCAGTCTGATGAAAAATGAGAAGTTTGGCCTCCATGACAGCAGTCACAGTCAAAGTCACGCCTGA
- the LOC133997257 gene encoding gap junction Cx32.2 protein yields the protein MGDWGFLSSLLDKVQSHSTVIGKIWMSVLFLFRIMVLGAGAEAVWGDEQSGFLCNTQQPGCENVCYDWTFPISHIRFWVLQIIFVSTPTLVYLAHAMHIISKENKLREKLASPGGSRLVKMPKYTNDKGKVKIKGNLLGSYLTQLVFKIIIEAAFIVGQYYLYGFVMVPMFPCSKSPCPFTVECYMSRPTEKTIFIIFMLVVACVSLLLNFIEMFYLLCTRIRCGSRSRNQKITSAENPASLTTLRWPTADDALKQNRANMELEGSQSIGGSLDGAKEEKRLLSGH from the coding sequence ATGGGCGACTGGGGATTCTTGTCAAGCCTGTTGGATAAAGTCCAGTCTCACTCCACGGTCATCGGGAAGATCTGGATGAGCGTCCTCTTCTTGTTCCGGATCATGGTCCTGGGTGCCGGTGCCGAGGCCGTCTGGGGCGACGAGCAGTCGGGTTTCCTCTGTAACACTCAACAACCCGGTTGTGAGAACGTCTGCTACGACTGGACCTTCCCCATCTCCCACATCCGCTTCTGGGTCCTCCAGATCATCTTCGTCTCCACGCCGACGCTGGTCTACCTGGCTCACGCCATGCACATCATCAGCAAGGAGAACAAACTGAGGGAGAAGCTGGCGAGCCCCGGCGGGAGTCGGCTGGTCAAAATGCCCAAATACACCAACGATAAGGGGAAGGTGAAGATCAAGGGGAACCTGCTGGGGAGCTACCTGACCCAGCTCGTCTTCAAGATCATCATCGAGGCGGCCTTCATCGTGGGCCAGTACTACCTGTACGGCTTCGTCATGGTGCCCATGTTCCCCTGCTCCAAGTCTCCCTGTCCCTTCACCGTAGAGTGCTACATGTCCCGACCCACCGAGAAgaccatcttcatcatcttcatgcTGGTGGTGGCGTGCGTCTCTCTGCTTCTCAACTTCATCGAGATGTTCTACCTGCTCTGCACCAGGATCCGATGCGGGTCGAGGTCTCGCAATCAGAAGATCACTTCGGCAGAAAACCCTGCGAGCCTGACGACGCTGCGGTGGCCCACAGCGGACGACGCTCTGAAGCAGAACAGAGCGAACATGGAGCTGGAGGGAAGCCAGAGTATCGGAGGAAGCCTGGACGGAGCCAAAGAGGAGAAACGGCTGCTGAGTGGTCACTAA
- the LOC133997998 gene encoding LOW QUALITY PROTEIN: gap junction Cx32.7 protein-like (The sequence of the model RefSeq protein was modified relative to this genomic sequence to represent the inferred CDS: inserted 2 bases in 2 codons) — protein sequence MSTNFILDPPRDAVWKRYEHVWSDEQSDFVCNTAQPGCENVCYDLAFPISHXRFWVLQIIAVATPXVLYLGHVLHVIHVEKKMKERMKKQAELDDQASLFLRRTYKVPKYTKSNGKVSIRGRLLRSYVLHLVAKIILEALFIVGQYFLYGFTLQTRYVCTRFPCPHKVDCFLSRPTEKSVIIWFMLVSAVVSFVLGVVELFYLCVKAVKECVARRRDYTVTPVTPPLTGRKAYKSLDETTQNCVNMELEMQGRKLGGNGGNGVAGGNGVNGGGGNETTKNVSESNKMGEVHI from the exons GTTTGGAGCGATGAGCAGTCGGACTTTGTGTGTAACACCGCTCAGCCCGGCTGTGAGAACGTCTGCTACGACCTCGCCTTCCCCATCTCTC GTCGCTTCTGGGTTCTTCAGATTATCGCCGTGGCAACCC ATGTGCTCTATCTCGGCCACGTCCTTCACGTGATCCACGTGGAGAAGAAG atgaaggagaggatgaagaagcaGGCGGAGCTGGACGACCAGGCCAGTCTGTTCCTCAGGAGAACCTACAAAGTCCCCAAATACACCAAAAGCAACGGGAAGGTGAGCATCCGCGGCCGCCTCCTCCGCAGCTACGTCCTCCATCTGGTGGCCAAGATCATCCTGGAGGCGTTGTTCATCGTGGGTCAGTACTTCCTGTACGGCTTCACCCTGCAGACCCGCTACGTCTGCACCCGCTTCCCCTGCCCCCACAAGGTGGACTGCTTCCTGTCCAGGCCTACGGAGAAATCGGTCATCATCTGGTTCATGCTGGTGTCGGCGGTGGTGTCGTTCGTGCTGGGCGTGGTCGAGCTCTTCTACCTGTGCGTGAAGGCGGTGAAGGAGTGCGTGGCGAGGAGGCGGGACTACACCGTGACCCCCGTGACCCCGCCGCTCACAGGGAGGAAGGCCTACAAGAGTCTGGATGAGACGACCCAGAACTGTGTGAACATGGAGCTGGAGATGCAGGGGCGGAAGTTAGGGGGCAATGGGGGCAACGGGGTCGCCGGGGGCAACGGGGTCAATGGGGGCGGCGGGAACGAGACCACTAAAAATGTATCTGAGAGCAACAAAATGGGAGAGGTTCATATCTGA